One window of Sulfurospirillum sp. 1612 genomic DNA carries:
- a CDS encoding DUF6515 family protein: MYGQNILKLLILCCFVGASLYAAPRSEEYKKHERKAVKKTVHQQKQRVVKHKVVHKKVVHKKVERRTTKVQVKKTRVVQNRNVKHYKSIPKARRWGRVVHSKPSQARMFRFKGIRYYRHNGVFYKPHQGAYIIVRPPIGAIVPVLPVGYALMHLYGQDYYVYDQTYYVWSDSPQGYRIVESPSQPVSVSSPQYVDDDTALDTPYAIGTVFESLPAGATERILNGVNYYWIDGHYLSKSRQNGHDVYIVVNPR; encoded by the coding sequence ATGTATGGTCAAAATATACTAAAACTTTTAATATTGTGTTGTTTTGTAGGGGCGTCGCTTTATGCTGCTCCACGCTCAGAAGAGTATAAAAAACACGAACGTAAAGCGGTCAAAAAAACGGTACACCAACAAAAACAAAGAGTAGTGAAACATAAGGTAGTGCACAAAAAAGTAGTGCACAAAAAGGTTGAGCGTCGTACTACGAAAGTTCAAGTCAAAAAAACGCGGGTGGTGCAAAATCGCAATGTAAAGCACTATAAATCGATACCAAAAGCGCGACGCTGGGGACGTGTGGTGCACTCCAAACCGAGTCAAGCACGAATGTTTCGTTTTAAAGGTATTCGGTATTACCGACATAATGGAGTATTTTATAAACCACACCAAGGAGCCTATATCATCGTGAGACCTCCTATTGGCGCTATTGTCCCGGTACTCCCTGTAGGATATGCTTTGATGCACCTCTATGGTCAGGATTATTATGTTTATGATCAAACCTATTATGTCTGGTCTGATTCCCCACAAGGGTATCGCATTGTTGAAAGTCCGAGTCAACCCGTGAGTGTGTCATCCCCTCAATATGTTGATGATGACACGGCTCTTGATACTCCCTATGCGATTGGGACTGTTTTTGAGAGTTTGCCTGCGGGAGCGACGGAGCGTATTTTAAACGGTGTTAATTACTATTGGATTGATGGACACTATCTTTCAAAGTCACGTCAAAATGGTCATGATGTCTATATTGTCGTGAACCCTCGCTAA
- a CDS encoding thioredoxin domain-containing protein, with protein MKTSIVLSLALLASAAFSATNDEIITHFKNQIPLSHIQIKVLSRQQISKDLDYVSLHITDGQNNQNISIFTHGDYIFPDAIDLKTGMSIKDKMQRVQINKNIAKVFKAEDPKYIISIGHDPQKETLVIFSDPECPFCKKELDGIENDLKKYNIKMIFTPVHDRSSLAKSYLIYKYIKDAKTDAQKIKIIRKYFESGANEQVNNSNVQKIDTLRQKYFQAGINGTPYKVMEKDLQ; from the coding sequence ATGAAAACAAGTATAGTCCTATCCCTTGCCTTACTTGCTAGTGCCGCTTTTAGTGCAACCAATGATGAAATTATCACACATTTTAAAAATCAAATCCCTTTGTCTCATATACAAATTAAAGTATTGTCAAGACAACAAATTTCAAAAGATTTGGATTATGTTTCTCTTCACATCACAGATGGACAAAATAACCAAAATATTTCAATTTTTACTCATGGAGATTATATTTTTCCAGATGCAATCGACCTCAAAACCGGGATGAGTATAAAAGACAAAATGCAACGCGTACAAATCAATAAAAATATTGCCAAAGTCTTCAAAGCAGAAGACCCGAAGTATATCATATCCATCGGTCATGATCCCCAAAAAGAGACGCTGGTAATCTTCTCAGACCCTGAGTGTCCATTTTGTAAAAAAGAGCTTGATGGCATTGAAAATGATCTCAAAAAATATAATATCAAAATGATTTTTACGCCCGTTCATGATAGAAGCTCTTTGGCAAAATCTTATTTGATTTATAAATACATCAAAGATGCCAAGACAGATGCACAAAAAATCAAAATCATCAGAAAATATTTTGAATCTGGTGCCAATGAACAAGTCAACAATTCCAATGTCCAAAAAATAGATACGTTACGACAAAAATACTTCCAAGCAGGTATTAATGGAACACCTTATAAGGTTATGGAGAAAGATTTACAATAA